The Phycisphaerales bacterium sequence ACCAGAGCCTTTTCTCGCCAGAGACCCTTGCCGTTTTTAATAAAGCAACAGAAAAAGTAATGGCCCTGCCCTCCCCTGAGAACTGGGCAGAACTCGGCCGCATCTATCATGCCCATGAACAGCTCGATGATGCAATTGAATGCTATCAGTATGCGATCAAAGCTGGAGACAACAGCAATCGGACATCGCATCTGCTTGCTCTTGCCCTCGACGAAACAGGTGACCGATCCGCCGCCCTAGACGCAATGAGACGCGCGGCAAAACGAGAGCCCACTCATAGCCCCACATACTGGCGGCTTGGGCAATGGATTCTTGAAACTGGCGACCGTTCGTCAGCCGAAACGTTTATGCGTCAGGCTTATGATTCCGCGCCAAATGACCCGACAACCACACTGGCCATAGCTAAGTTTTTCTTAGACACCGACCGTCCTGAAGATGCGACTAGAACTTTAGTCGCCTTGTTAAAGCAGTTTCCAGAAAACAGATACGCACACTATCTGCTTGGCACAGCGTTGAGCCAACTCGGCAATACTTTTGACTCTCGTGCTCACCTAGAACTTGGCAAACATAGCAAACCGCACTGGCCCGACAAACATTACAATGACCTTATTTTTCTTCGCACAGGCCCAGCTCACGAGTTTGAACTGTTAAGTATGGCCAGCAATAGAGGCGAAGCCAGACAATCTCTTCCAGGATTACTGGCACTGGAGCCACAGCTTTCTGATGATGTGAACTATTACATTTCACTAACCAAAACATATCGCAGGCTTATTGAACTAGATAACGCACAAAAGATGCTGAATGCCGGCCTGGCTATCAGCGAAGACAGCTACCGATTACATTATCAAAATGCATGCCTCGACCTAGATCGCTGGAATCTCAAAGGAAAACCCCTCGATGACCCTCTACTGAACAGCGCCTTTGAGAAAGTGAATCACGCCATTTCGCTCAATCCTAGCGATAGCCGCAGCTATGCCCTGCGTGGAATATTGCTGAACCTCATGGGACAATATGACCAAAGCGTTGCCGCTTTTCAGAAAGCTGATTCGCTTGATACTACATACAGTTCCCATGGCTACCAAGCCGCGAAGGTCTATCTCGACCAAGAAAAGTGGCTCAAAGCGGAACCACTCCTCATTGAATTGGTTGATCGCTACCCATATGACGTCCCATTACTTCGTGAACTAGCGATGACACAGTATGCTGCTGGAAAATGGCCTGAGGCCCAGAAAAGTTTGACCCAGTATCAATCAACAAATCCAAATGACCCTGAGGTCAACGCCGCACTTCGGGAGATCGATGGCTCATGAAAACACGCACGACAATCTGCCAGATATGCTTTTGCTTGCTGATTGCAAGCGCGTGCAGTGATGACAAGGGCGCCCCAAAGACGACTGACACCCCATCAGATGCCCCCGCTACTGAGAAGCCCTGGTTTGTCGATCAAGTTAATGAGAGCGGCGTTGACTTCATCCATCAGTCAGGGCAGTCCGGAAAATTTTACATTCCAGAAATCATGGCTGGTGGCGCCGCTCTTTTTGACATGGATGCAGATGGCGATCTCGATCTCTATCTCATTCAGAGCGGAGATGTAAACAATGCAACAATAGAGAATCCGCCCAATCAACTCTACAAGAATGACGGCACGGGCAAGTTTACGAATGCAACAGCTGGAAGTGGCGCTGATAACCAGGGGTATGGCATCGGCGCAGCGACAGGCGATTACGACAATGATGGCGACATTGACCTGTATGTCACCAATGTTGGAGCCAACGCACTGCTACAGAATGATGGCCAAGGCCAGTTCACTGATGTCACCGCTGCCGCTGGAATTAACGATGACGATTACAGTGCCAGCGCCAGCTTTTTCGATGCTGACAGTGATGGTGATCTTGACCTGTACGTCTGCAACTATTTGTATTGGTCGCCCCAAACAGAACTCGAGTGCAAGAATTCTCTAAGCAAGCCTGACTACTGCGCCCCTATTGCCTACAGGGCGCCCGCCAGCGATCGCCTTTATATCAATCAAGGTAATGGAACCTTCATTGATGCTTCAGAGCCATCTGGCATTGCCGCGATTCCGGGCACAGCACTTGGAGTCGTTGCCAGTGACTTTTCAGGTGATGGAAAGCCTGATCTCTTTGTCGCCAATGATGGCATGCCTGATCGTCTTTGGATCAATCAGGGCAACAACACATTCAAAGACGAGGCCCTACTCTCCGGCACAGCAATGGACATGAGCGGCAAAGCAAAGGCAGGAATGGGCGTCACCACAGATGACATTGATCATGATGGCGATCAAGATGTGATGGTTTGCAACCTATGGAGAGAAACAGATTCGCTCTTTATCAATAACGGCAGCGGCGGCTTTCGGGACGCCACCACAAGATCCGGCCTGGCGGCAACACCAAAGACGTTCACCCGCTTCGGACTCGGATTGGCAGACTTTGATAATGATGGCACGCTTGATCTTTATCAAGCAAATGGACGTGTAGCACAGCTGGCACGCCGATGGGGGGAGGATCCTTACGGAGAGCCAAACCTCTTGTTTAAAGGCAGCTCAAATGCTGGTGGCATTCGCTTTGAAGAAGTCACCCCGCGCGGCGGCGCCGATGGCACACCAGCGCTCACGAGCCGAGGCGCCGCTTTTGGCGACCTCGACAATGATGGCCGCCTTGATGTCATTGTTGTGAATCGTGACGCGGCCCCACACGTGCTGATGAACATTCAACAGGATACGGGCAACTGGGCCATGATCCGAGCAATCGATCGCCACGGCCGCGACGCGATTGGCGCCCAGATCATGACAAAAGCAGGCGACAAAACATGGACCCAGATCGTGAGAACTGATGGAAGCTACTGCACTGCGAATGATCCCAGAGTTCATATTGGCCTTGGAAAAGCAAGCACCATCGATGACATCACCATCACTTGGCCAACTGGACAAACACAGACATTTGGCCCTCAACCAATCAATCAAATGATCGAGTTAAGAGAAGACTCCACACCTGACTTACCTGAAAAGTAGCCCTCTCATTGATTGAGTTGCTCCATCAATGCGCGCAATTGGATAAGCCGTGGCGAACTGGGATCAATGCCCTCTATTTGAGCCAATGTCTGTTGAGCAAGATTAAAATACCCCGCGCCGATTTGCGCCTCGGCCAACTCTGCCAGCACATTAACATCTTGTGGGTACAGAATCGCCACTTGTTGCAATAACTCCAAAGCCTCTTCCCACCGCTGCCCCTTCAAAAAAGAAACACCTGCCTGTCGATAGAGGCCACGGCCCTTCTCATCGAGACGAGCAGCCTCTCTATACTGTTCGGCCGCCTCACCATACTGCCCACTTGTAAAGAGAATATCAGCATTGATCGCATATCCAACAGCCGTTGTAGGACGCAGTTCAATAGCAAGATGAGCGTGCTGAAGTCCCTCATCAAAGATCTCACTACGATCACTCGGATCTGCCAACGCAAGCTTCTTTTGGCAAATGCCCGCCAACACGACCCGAGCCTCAAAGTTATTGGGATCTAACTTAATCACCTTATGCCCAAGGCGATAAGCCAGATCATTTTCTCCAAGACGTTTATAGGCCATACTCAACGCCACTAAAACAGCCGCATCTTCTGGGTTCTCGTCATGTTGTTTTAAAAGCATCGCCAACGCCTCTTGAGCACGCCCTTGCGAAATTAATTTATTGGCCCGAATCAACTCAACCTGATCGCCAACTTGAAATCGATACAGCTCGTTATTCCACGGATCAACCCATTCTGGTTTCGCACCCTGGCCGAGCTGAACAAAACGATTTCCCACCTCCCCTTCGCCCAACTGACGCATTGCCGTCCCATAGATAAATCGAGCGTAACGATTATTGGCATCGGTCTCAATTGCATACTTTGCTTGAATGGCTGCCAGACGTGGCTCACCTTGATCAAGGAAGATCAGTGCATAAATAAGCCTTGCTGACTGAAGAATATCAATTGCGATTTGGTTTCCAGCCTGCTGCTTAGCCGATGCTTCTGCAACGCGTAGAGCGTTTTCCGCAACTTCTGCGGCTTGCTCTAGATCGCCCGAATCTCGCAACTTCAACGCAAGCAAATACTGCGCCGGCGCGTATCCAGGATCCAATTCAATGACGCGCCATATTGATTCCATGCTCGCCGGCAGATCATCTTGAGCGATCTGGACAAGCGATCTGAGATGGTGGAAAAAAGCATTTTTTGAATCCATCTCAATGGCCTGTCGATAGGCCTCGTTCGCTTGCGCCCAGAGCGCATGGGCGTGATACACCATGGCCAGCTCAAGACGTGCCTTCAAATTTGTTGGCTCCTGAACTGCTTTTTCATGGAGCTCTTCGATCAGTACGATGCTCTTTGGATCAAAGCTAGAGATCATCTCAGGTGGAGCTGGCGGCACTGAATCTACAACCACCACTTCTTCATGACCGCAGCTAAAGAGCGCACCACAAAGCAGCAAAACAGAGAACAACATGAGTGTTTTCAGCTGTTTATTACTCACCTTGCCAGACAACTCCCTCACGTACCCAAGTCGCTAGTGCTTCGATGTCATCCTTAGAGAGCTGCGGCTTCTTTGGCGGCATATGCAAATCTGCAATCTCCCACCGCACCACCTGAACAAGCTTACTCTGCGCCGGATTACCGACCAGGACCACCGGACCGCCGGCGCCCCCTTTGAGGACTCCCGAAATAGAGGTCAGGTCGAGCCCCCCTGCGGGGTCATCATCTTCAGCTGTATTGTGGCACTTCCAACAATGCTTCGAAAGAACTGGCCTGACACTTTTTGCAAAGAACACCCCACGTGGATCAGGCGCAACCGAAGCGTTTTTAACTTGCCCCTCCTGGCTAGGCTGCTCTGCACTTCGTTGAATTTTGATCGCTCTCTCAATAGCTGCCTGAGGCATACCGACGCCCTCTGCGTAAACCAGATGGCCACCAAGATCAGCGACCCAACCAACATACACCACCAAACAGAGCGACAGTACCGCAAACCCCCATCGCCAACATTGCTGCCATAGCCGACTTCCAAAGAGGGACACAATAAGCACCAAAGCAATGCACACCGACAACCACCAAACACGCTCCCCGGCCTCACCATGAGCGACAATCATCGCTTCAACAGCAACCCCGGCTGAGCCTTCAACAGCTTGATGGGCATCACCGCCTGCGTTTTCAGCGAGGAACGCAGAAACAACAAGCAGCGCATATCCAACCAAGCAAACAATGGCAAGCCCACGCCGCCAACGCCCCCAAGCCAGCGCTGCCAGCAGTGCCAACAAAGCCAGGCCGCATGAGAGCACAACAGGAAAGTGAATAAACATCGCATGCCGCATTACAGGATCTTGCCAAGCATCTGCCCAACTTGCGATCAATAACATTATCGAGCTCCTATCTTCGTTGACTCTTCAAGGATGACTGCAGCAAGATGCTCATACTGCTGTGGTGAGTTGTGCAAATGACAGGAAATACGGACCCACCACTTATTCCACATCGTCATAACTGGGACTTCCAGTAGATGAATCTGATAAAGATGATCCATCAGCCCAGCAGCATCCTTCCAATGTGATGCCCAGAGATCGGCATGACCTGGAAGCTCAATCGCGGCCATCGATCCAAGCATCGAGCCATCTCGTGGTGAAGCTGGTTCAACCGACCACGAACGACATAAGTGTGATTGTGCCCACAGGACCATGTCGCGATTGTGTTTCCGAATCCGATCCCAACCAAATTGCCCTAACCATTGAATCGCAATAGGCGCCGTCAACCAAGGCGTCATATCACCTGTACCCTGCCAGACAAACTCTTGAGCAAACCCCTCTTCATAATGATGACTCACTACTAATGGATGAATACCGCGCTGCTTATCGCGATCAACCCACAGGAATGCTGAACCCGGTGGAGCGCAGACCCATTTATGTAAATTGCCTGTGTAGTAGTCACAGCCAATTGCTGGCACTTCAAGATCAAGCATCCCTGGCCCGTGAGCACCGTCAACAAGAACCTCAACATCAAGTTCTCGACAGCGATTACAAATCTGTTCAACAGGAAGGCGCAAACCTGTTGGAGAGGTCACATGATCAATGACAAGCAATCGCGTCGAAGCAGAGATACCCGCCATAACGCGCTCAATGATTTCATCATGACCAGACACCGGAAATGGCAATTTGATCTGACGCATCGATGGATGTTCGTAAGTGTCGATATAACGCATCATTTGAAAAACGGCGTTGTAGGCATGGTCGGTGGTGACAATCTCATCACCTTTTGACCATTTGAGATTGCGTAAAACACACGCCACCCCAGTACTTGCATTATGAACAAACCCAATATCTTCTCCTGATGCTCCAAGAAAGCTCGCAACCTCATCCCGGGCTGCCAACAAACTCTGACCGCGCCACTTTCGATCAAGCACCTCGATTGGAGCTGCTTCAAACTGATCACGAAGCATGCCTTGATGACGCATGACTTCCCGCGGGCGGGCACCAAAAGAGCCGTGATTTAGGAAATTGACTCTGGGATCAAGGCCCCATGCCTCAAGGCCTGCACCCACGATGGGCTCGGGTGGCCCCAGCAGTCTTGCACGATCACCAGCAGTCCCTTGAGCATTGTTCATGCTGCAAAGCGTAGCAGGCCAAGAATAAATCGCCCCTCTGCAATCCGTCTCAATGCCTTAGGAACGGCTTTTTTCTCAATCAACCAAGGATAATTTGCTATTTGGTCTTTGTTTGGGTAACGTAACACGAACAAAATAGCCGATAGAAAATCAAGCGAGCTAAGCCTTATGGTCGAAATTTCCCAGATCTTGAGACTCAGTTTGCTCGAGACGCTTCGACACCCAATATCTGGTGGTCCTCCGTGGTGGGCCAGATACGGGTTTCAGGCTGATCAATGGCAGCCATGCCCACTGGGCCGGCTGCCCAACGTACCGGGGGTGGTACCGCTGGAGAGCGGTCAGAACTTCGGCCTTGGATGGGCCAGACACAACCGAACAACTGCGCTCAGCGAGCTCACAGCCCGCCCAATGCAGCTGTTCCAACCATTCAAGGCCGGAAGGGCCCAGACCATGCTCAATAGACTGACTCGAAAATCCAGCCGTACTTCCTCGATGACAACCACCCCAGCCGAAACGCCGCCAATCCCCGGGAGCAACGGCAAGAGCACACCAGTTCTCGTGACTGGGCCCGGTGGCGACTTTACAACCACTTACAAGGCTTGGGGTGGACGACTCAAGCAAACGGAGATTGAGAGCGCCAATGCCCCGAGCAACGCCGCCCATCATGCACCTGAACAGGATTACAGTGCCTCCCAAAGGCCAGAGTCGCGACTCGAAGCAATGATCCCCACCCGCGTTCACCAAGCATGCGGACAAAAAGAACCTGATATTGGCAATCTTCTGACCACATGGCTGCACGAGCAACGACGGGCGATGACCCATCTGGACACGGTCCTTGATCGTGTTGGGAAACAGCTTCGCGATTATCTTAAAACACATGATGACCTAGAGCTGGCCACCGATCTCTTCGGTGGAACTATTTGTCAGACAGCCGGAAAAATCAAACCAGAACCAACGCCTCTTAATGCGCCTCTACCCCGAAACCAAACTAGGGAACGACTGCATGAACCTCACGCCCAAACAACTTCGCGTGCTAACCATGATTCAAGAGTATCGCCAGAGATTGGGATACTCACCAACGATGAGAGAGCTGGCCGAAGCCCTCGATATCAGCAAAGTGACCGTCTTCGAACACATCGAGGCACTCATCAAGAAGGGCGCCCTGATTCGGGAACCGAACAAGGCACGCTCTTTGTCGATTCCTGAAGACGCCCAGCTTCCGAACGCTGCAACAAATACGAGCAATAACACCGAGTCACTGACCTACCCTCTCGCAGGTCGGATTGCCGCCGGTTACCCGCTTGAGAAGTTCGAACAAACCGATGAGCTAGACATCACGACGATGTTCGGCCCAAGTGTTGCCCAAAGCAATAACACTTTTGCACTACAGGTTGAAGGCGAGTCTATGCGGGATGAGGGAATTCTGGATGGTGACTACGTGCTCGTTTCTCAGCAAAGCACGGCGCGTGATGGAGAGAGAGTGATCGCCCTGCTACCGGATGGCGAATCGACCCTCAAGACATTTCACAGGCAACCCAATGGCCAAGTCTTACTTCGCCCCGCGAACCCTGCGTTCAACGATATCGTGGTCGATCAATGCACTATCCAGGGCGTTGTCATTGGCGTACTTAGGCGATACTAAAGCATCGCTTGAACCAAGCAACTCACTTCTTTGGAGAGATGCTTCGGAACCGGCCTCCATCAAGTTGGCGGAGAATCGCAACTGCGCAATAACGTCTTGTGGAACGAGGACCATTTGCGCTTCGCCACGTGCAAGTAGTGACAATGAGCCAACTGCTTGGGGCGTTTCAAGCGAGGCTGGCAGTGCCATCACCTCCCGGCCATGTTCTTCTGCTGCAAGGCGGGCCGTCACCAATGCACCACTTCGGGGACCAGCCTCGATAACAAGAACACCCAGCGCTAATCCCGAGATAATTCTATTACGACGGGGAAAGTATCCGGGCCTGGGCCCCATATCTGGCAAGAACTCGCTCACCAAAACACCTCCCCGTTGTGCAATCTGACTAAATAGTTCTGTGTGTTCGGTGGGATAACAGTGACCATGACCACACCCCAGAACGACCGTCGTACACCCACCCACGGCGAGTGTGGCTCGATGGGCTGACGCATCAATGCCGCGAGCACCACCAGAAACGACCGCAAGCCCCCAGCTTGCTAGTTGCCCCGCAAATCGCTGTGCCGCTCGCGTCCCTTCTGCTGAGCAGCGTCTGCTTCCAACGATGGCCAAGGATGGGAGCTGTAGCGCTTCAAAGGCCCCCTTTCCAAACAAGGCCAACGGCGAATCAGGTATCAGCCGTAGCAGAGGTGGAAAACATTGATCATCAATTGTCACTAACCCCACGTCACATCGCTCCATTTGATCTCGTAGCTGAGCGGTATTGACGCTGGCAAGAGCGCGAGCGATCTTATGAGCCCGGCGACAACTCATTCCCGCAGCCTCAAGCTGATGCCTATCTGCATGCCCAATACGTTCTAGGGATCCCAGATTTCCTATCAATCGAGCGATCCAGGTTGGGCCAAGACCAGACACAGCAATGGCTCGAAGCCGCCCCTCGCTGACATCCTGTGGTTTTTGAAACACGAAAGTACCCTCCTAGGAGAACTCAAGATAGACCTCTGGGAACCTTGACTTCAGGATTGAGGTAGGGTTTTATGAGGTTGTCATTGCGCTCCATAGATATGAAAACAATCGCTTCTCAGAGCACCTATATGGAATACTTGCAATCAACAAAAAATGAATCAGCAAACAAGACCAACGAAGCTATATTGATTGCACGAGAGTGAGAACAAGCCCAATGAAAGTGGCCAAATTTCAGCCATTTCGATTTGTCCGCAATACGGCAATTCTCTGCGCCGTGGTGCTTATCGTCTATTTGGGTTTTCTCTACTGGCACAAGGGGCAAGTCGGTCTCGACTATCGGGTCTTAAATACTTCTCTAAAGATGCCCACGACACCCCGATCTGTTACCAACTGGAAACTCCGGCCTATTGAAGTAGGCGGCTCCTTCAAGAATGTCACACGACTGGTCGAGGCCTGTGATGGGCACCTCTACATTCTTGAACAGCGGGGCCGTATTTATCGCTTACCCATCACACTTGGCAGTGGCGATCCAATACGATTTTTGAAACTTAAAAATGTCTCTTCAGCAGGAGAAGGTGGCTTACTAGGACTTGCCCTTCATCCAGAATTTGGCAACAACGACGATCCCAATGGTCGTTACGCCTATGTGTATTACTCCGCAGAGAGAGATGATGGCACCCGCAGCAACCGACTTTCCCGCTTGACAGCAACCGCCTCTTTTGACGAATTAGATCCTAAATCTGAGCTCATACTTATTGACCAGGATGATGAGCATGATTGGCACGACGGCGGCGGACTAACATTTGGACCCGATGGATTCCTCTATCTCACCATGGGTGACGAAGGCCTCTCCAGCGATGCACTCGGCAATAGCCAAGAGATCAAGAAGGATCTCTTTTCAGGGGTACTTCGTATCGACGTTGATGCGCAGGGTGGAGAGATCAGCCACTGGCCTCCTCGCCAACCTGAGACAGGCGTGACCGCACACTACATGATTCCCAATGACAATCCGTTTGTTGGTGTTCCCGGAGCGTTGGAAGAGTTTTATGCGATCGGGCTACGCAACCCTCATGATCTATTCTTCGATGAACTCACCGGAAATGGCTTTGTCACAGATGTTGGTGAGAACCAGCAAGAAGAGCTCAACCAACTGGTCAGCGGCGGCAACTATGAATGGAGTTTTCGTGAAGGCGACTTCTTACCTACAGAAGGCCCGTTTAACAATGGCGCCTTACCATCGCCCATGTACGGAACGCCAAACAGCCCGCTTCTGGCATATGCCCATACCAATGGCAACAAGTGCATTATTGGTGGCTTTGTATATCACAATGAAAAATACCCTGAACTAAAAAACAAGTACATTCACGGCGATCTTTCTTCGGGAAGGGTCTGGGCAGCCACACTCTCTCCCGATCATCCACTGGCCATCGAAGAACGCTCTTTATTGACACATCTTGAATCTGCTGCAGCCCGATCTCTTTGCGCATTGACGACTACCGAAGATGGTGAAATATACGCCGCAACACTAGCCGGAAACATCTACCGCCTCGAACCTCGCAACAATCAAGATGAACTGGTCAGCTTACCGCAGAGACTATCTCAAACCGGTGTCTTTGCAGACCTGGCAACCCTGACTCCGGCGCCAGGCTTTATTCCTTATGAAGTAAAGTCTCCTCTCTGGTCAGATAACGCTGTTAA is a genomic window containing:
- a CDS encoding CRTAC1 family protein, with protein sequence MKTRTTICQICFCLLIASACSDDKGAPKTTDTPSDAPATEKPWFVDQVNESGVDFIHQSGQSGKFYIPEIMAGGAALFDMDADGDLDLYLIQSGDVNNATIENPPNQLYKNDGTGKFTNATAGSGADNQGYGIGAATGDYDNDGDIDLYVTNVGANALLQNDGQGQFTDVTAAAGINDDDYSASASFFDADSDGDLDLYVCNYLYWSPQTELECKNSLSKPDYCAPIAYRAPASDRLYINQGNGTFIDASEPSGIAAIPGTALGVVASDFSGDGKPDLFVANDGMPDRLWINQGNNTFKDEALLSGTAMDMSGKAKAGMGVTTDDIDHDGDQDVMVCNLWRETDSLFINNGSGGFRDATTRSGLAATPKTFTRFGLGLADFDNDGTLDLYQANGRVAQLARRWGEDPYGEPNLLFKGSSNAGGIRFEEVTPRGGADGTPALTSRGAAFGDLDNDGRLDVIVVNRDAAPHVLMNIQQDTGNWAMIRAIDRHGRDAIGAQIMTKAGDKTWTQIVRTDGSYCTANDPRVHIGLGKASTIDDITITWPTGQTQTFGPQPINQMIELREDSTPDLPEK
- a CDS encoding aminotransferase class V-fold PLP-dependent enzyme; translation: MNNAQGTAGDRARLLGPPEPIVGAGLEAWGLDPRVNFLNHGSFGARPREVMRHQGMLRDQFEAAPIEVLDRKWRGQSLLAARDEVASFLGASGEDIGFVHNASTGVACVLRNLKWSKGDEIVTTDHAYNAVFQMMRYIDTYEHPSMRQIKLPFPVSGHDEIIERVMAGISASTRLLVIDHVTSPTGLRLPVEQICNRCRELDVEVLVDGAHGPGMLDLEVPAIGCDYYTGNLHKWVCAPPGSAFLWVDRDKQRGIHPLVVSHHYEEGFAQEFVWQGTGDMTPWLTAPIAIQWLGQFGWDRIRKHNRDMVLWAQSHLCRSWSVEPASPRDGSMLGSMAAIELPGHADLWASHWKDAAGLMDHLYQIHLLEVPVMTMWNKWWVRISCHLHNSPQQYEHLAAVILEESTKIGAR
- a CDS encoding tetratricopeptide repeat protein, with protein sequence MSNKQLKTLMLFSVLLLCGALFSCGHEEVVVVDSVPPAPPEMISSFDPKSIVLIEELHEKAVQEPTNLKARLELAMVYHAHALWAQANEAYRQAIEMDSKNAFFHHLRSLVQIAQDDLPASMESIWRVIELDPGYAPAQYLLALKLRDSGDLEQAAEVAENALRVAEASAKQQAGNQIAIDILQSARLIYALIFLDQGEPRLAAIQAKYAIETDANNRYARFIYGTAMRQLGEGEVGNRFVQLGQGAKPEWVDPWNNELYRFQVGDQVELIRANKLISQGRAQEALAMLLKQHDENPEDAAVLVALSMAYKRLGENDLAYRLGHKVIKLDPNNFEARVVLAGICQKKLALADPSDRSEIFDEGLQHAHLAIELRPTTAVGYAINADILFTSGQYGEAAEQYREAARLDEKGRGLYRQAGVSFLKGQRWEEALELLQQVAILYPQDVNVLAELAEAQIGAGYFNLAQQTLAQIEGIDPSSPRLIQLRALMEQLNQ
- the lexA gene encoding transcriptional repressor LexA, whose product is MIQEYRQRLGYSPTMRELAEALDISKVTVFEHIEALIKKGALIREPNKARSLSIPEDAQLPNAATNTSNNTESLTYPLAGRIAAGYPLEKFEQTDELDITTMFGPSVAQSNNTFALQVEGESMRDEGILDGDYVLVSQQSTARDGERVIALLPDGESTLKTFHRQPNGQVLLRPANPAFNDIVVDQCTIQGVVIGVLRRY
- the dprA gene encoding DNA-processing protein DprA; translation: MFQKPQDVSEGRLRAIAVSGLGPTWIARLIGNLGSLERIGHADRHQLEAAGMSCRRAHKIARALASVNTAQLRDQMERCDVGLVTIDDQCFPPLLRLIPDSPLALFGKGAFEALQLPSLAIVGSRRCSAEGTRAAQRFAGQLASWGLAVVSGGARGIDASAHRATLAVGGCTTVVLGCGHGHCYPTEHTELFSQIAQRGGVLVSEFLPDMGPRPGYFPRRNRIISGLALGVLVIEAGPRSGALVTARLAAEEHGREVMALPASLETPQAVGSLSLLARGEAQMVLVPQDVIAQLRFSANLMEAGSEASLQRSELLGSSDALVSPKYANDNALDSALIDHDIVERRVRGAK
- a CDS encoding PQQ-dependent sugar dehydrogenase; this translates as MKVAKFQPFRFVRNTAILCAVVLIVYLGFLYWHKGQVGLDYRVLNTSLKMPTTPRSVTNWKLRPIEVGGSFKNVTRLVEACDGHLYILEQRGRIYRLPITLGSGDPIRFLKLKNVSSAGEGGLLGLALHPEFGNNDDPNGRYAYVYYSAERDDGTRSNRLSRLTATASFDELDPKSELILIDQDDEHDWHDGGGLTFGPDGFLYLTMGDEGLSSDALGNSQEIKKDLFSGVLRIDVDAQGGEISHWPPRQPETGVTAHYMIPNDNPFVGVPGALEEFYAIGLRNPHDLFFDELTGNGFVTDVGENQQEELNQLVSGGNYEWSFREGDFLPTEGPFNNGALPSPMYGTPNSPLLAYAHTNGNKCIIGGFVYHNEKYPELKNKYIHGDLSSGRVWAATLSPDHPLAIEERSLLTHLESAAARSLCALTTTEDGEIYAATLAGNIYRLEPRNNQDELVSLPQRLSQTGVFADLATLTPAPGFIPYEVKSPLWSDNAVKSRWICVPGDGSSVNPTEDRIYISRKNNWEFPTGTCFIKHFELPIDQSDPTKTKRLETRIIMRDDAKGIYGATYKWNEDDTEALLLHQGQEEAHAIMCEDGSSHQQTWEYPSRIDCLSCHTEDAGYVLGVNTRQLNGWTHYPETRRDGHQLRTWNGIDLITRSREKVKTIRPSLFFGFDALVDPYDASEDLNDRMMSYVDSNCAHCHRPYMMRTALDLRWGADELQRHLYETEAVNPMNGTRTLLVNPANPDASELLNRVASKTSGFRMPPLSTSVPDQKAIELIRQWIRARAATASQSQ
- a CDS encoding tetratricopeptide repeat protein, translated to MNLLIQKYARLGLTFGFLLVFILGCEREPSPLGPDAILPGPEDQSLFSPETLAVFNKATEKVMALPSPENWAELGRIYHAHEQLDDAIECYQYAIKAGDNSNRTSHLLALALDETGDRSAALDAMRRAAKREPTHSPTYWRLGQWILETGDRSSAETFMRQAYDSAPNDPTTTLAIAKFFLDTDRPEDATRTLVALLKQFPENRYAHYLLGTALSQLGNTFDSRAHLELGKHSKPHWPDKHYNDLIFLRTGPAHEFELLSMASNRGEARQSLPGLLALEPQLSDDVNYYISLTKTYRRLIELDNAQKMLNAGLAISEDSYRLHYQNACLDLDRWNLKGKPLDDPLLNSAFEKVNHAISLNPSDSRSYALRGILLNLMGQYDQSVAAFQKADSLDTTYSSHGYQAAKVYLDQEKWLKAEPLLIELVDRYPYDVPLLRELAMTQYAAGKWPEAQKSLTQYQSTNPNDPEVNAALREIDGS